From the Trifolium pratense cultivar HEN17-A07 linkage group LG4, ARS_RC_1.1, whole genome shotgun sequence genome, the window TCAAGTACCACCTTTGTTTTGAAAGTAGCTCTCAATCTCTCCCCCCATTTCTCATATTCTGGACTATTTGGTCCCATACTGGCCCAAACATCCATAAAGTCCAACGACCACTGACAATTCCGCATTAAGAAAACCCCCGCGTTTAGCCCAGTCCAACTATGTTCTACCTTAATCAAATGTTCCCAACCGTGAATTACGAGATTGTGATCCTTGTAACGGTTTAATGGCAATTTGAACTCCATGTCAGTGAAAACTGCATCAGAGTCAACCCACCATATCCACTCAACTTCTGGATGAGCCAACATTGCGGCCCGAACCATAGGATACTTGGCCCAATAAGAGTCCATTTTCAAGTCCAACAACGCATTGTTGTAGATTATGTCGTGATTGTGTATCCGACAATAATCAACTTTGTTTTTAAAGAACCGTAGTAAAAGGTGGTCGCCGATGGGGTTATCACACTTTGTCGGCTGCGAACCTGTTATTACGAGTATCTTTTCACCTGCTTCAGCGGCAAATGAAGGATGTAGTAGTAGCCACTCTTTACGCTTCTCATCCCAATTCTTCATTGGTCTGTCCATGGTGTAACATGTTTCTGGATCATCATAGAAAGTTTTATCCAATGGATCATATAACAAATTTTGAGTGAAGTTGTTATTTGTGGTGAAGTTTAAGGCTTTGAGATGGTTAGCAATGGAGTTGAATTTGGGGTTGGAATTTGGGATTGGGTTGATGAAAGAAGAGAGACCCCATATTAAAAGAAGAGCTGACATTGCTCCTCCGAGGAAGATGCAACCATTTGAGGCACATATGGATGATTTGTTCTTCGAACCGAATTTCGCCATGGGTGAGTTGTGTTTGTTGTGTGGATGTAAATGAGAACTTGTGGTTGCATTTTTAAGAGGGGTTTCTTTTGTTGGGTAGCGTATGAATATGTGCTTCTTGATTACTACTATAGTCTCATTGTACATAAGTGTCGTGTTCTTTGAActgattttgtgtttttgtCAATTGAGTGAATAAAGGAAAGGTAGTTCTAAATTGGGAAATGGTGgcatttgtgttttgttttgggGAAGGTAAGGTAACATATATGTGTCCCCTAATTCATTCAAATGTATCATGGACTCATAGAGATAAGCCCCAACTACATATATATGTTTTCTCCAAGTTTCCTAATTCTTTTTCTATgtgtatttattatttgttgaaccattttttttaaaagtagcctagtagctagaaatttcactcttaagatagataagtggagtgttcgagGTTCGAACATCGGCCCTTACATATAATATGCGATATTCCAACCAACTAAGTTAAATTCACATAAACATTTGTTGAACCATTTTACAAATACTAGTTAGTATTGTTATTCTTTAATTATAACACTGATTTTCCTATTTTATGAACATATATTTCATGTTTCAAGTAACATACTTCagaaaaaaaagtaacataCACACAATTAGGAAGCGGTGGTACTTGTTTGGGTTTTGCGTCTTCAACTTGAAGGACGCTTATTTTCTGCATATTTCAATTCTTTCATGGacacaaaagttttttttttttcttttttgacaaaatcaagGATACAAAAGTTGAGTGTTCTATTAATTGATATTATGTGAATTCGTACAAGGAACAATTTGCTTTGAGTGtactatacattttttttttcgttttccTTTTTTGTGATACATATTCTATCCCTTCATCCATTAAACAATGAGAATAAGATACATAAGAGGATTTGCATGTGGTACccacaactaacttgtaacaaacttttattttacatgCGTATGACTGGTTCTTATTGGTTGATAGGTAAGTACCCCCAAATTATAAAGCGATAGTTTaggaaaaaaccatttttttcataatatagTAGAGTCTAGGGCtctatttagtaaaaaataatggatagccaataaactagcttatagcgaatCACCTTtacttatagcgaataagctagcAGATTGAATTTGTGGTTTGTAAAATTAACGGTAAttaacttataagtatgaaatgacataaaaaatatatgtttagttaatatttaatttttaagaaagatgtaaaattggaagaaaaaatgataagctataagttcataAGTTATTTGAAAtagcatttgaaaaataagttcgtagctagtaaaataagaaatatgCTCCCTCCATTTTCAATGCTCAATAgaaattcaaaaagaaaattaaaaaaaaattatccgtCCCATTTTAAATTACTTTCAACACTAGCATAtgcaaattcatatttttttaaattttcttctaagagtaaaaaaaaattgtatgattTGGGTATACAGTAGTGTTAAAATTTTCAGGGAGGGTTTGTCGTTCATTTGAAACCCACAATGTTCGAGAGATTAATCTCTACAATTACGCACAGAAGATACCTGATTTacgtaaaaaaaacaaaaaaaaaaaacagggtCGCGTGGAAGCAACAACAAACAACTACGAAAGAGGAAATCTAAAAGAAGTCAACCAAATTTACCAAAATTGCCCCATCTTAGACATAATATTGACACAACCATTCTTCTGATGATGCTCAACGGAGAGATATTATTAGATCTAACTTATTTTTACAATATGAATTTGTAAAGTGAAAAATCTAATCTAagtatttataaatttatacttTATCTTTTGGTTTCCCTATTTCATAATTTTGATAGTTGAACATTTTGTCACCATTTTCACGGTTGTTGTAATCTTGTTTACAACTTATGTGTTTTGCCTTAAGAATAGTGACTTTTGACATAAAAAATCTGAATTTAGTCttaaaagtaatattttatCATTAGATTCAACATTGATGcaataaatcatatttttggcaccaaaaaaaaaatcatttttagagGAAAAAAATCTGTTGAAACTAAATTTACAACAAATGTAAGAATACAGAtccaaaaagttgaatttaagaaatgaactattttttgtaaaaaatttaataataagtGAATCATTTGTACATGTGAGTATAACTTAATTGATAAGAACATCATATTATACAGGGGTTAGATCAAGTTTGAACCAGAAATTTACTACTTATTCTTTCTCAAGAAATGAATTTTTAATCGttagattatttaaaaaaaaaaaaaaaaactatttttgtgagttaaataaaataagaagaccaaaattgaaaaaatacccaTACTGGGACTAATATAACTCTAATTTCTACTCCTGCATCCCCAACAGTAACCTAAGGCCCACAGGCCCAACCATCGTATAACGGAGGAAACAGGACATCGGGAGAATTGTATAACAGCACAAACATAGACACCCCACACCAATAGCAAGTGATAATTCatcatacaattttttactaACACAACATTAATATAGTATGGTTTAATATGAATATGTGATACTTAATTATTAGTAAAAGCAAGATCAGTTATATGTAGGAATCATGGACCAGATATTATTTGGAATTATAGAATTTATTGATTGAATAAGAGTAATGAACACTGAAATAACATTGCATTCAACTCTCCTATTCAAGTTCTAGTTAACAAATTAAACCCTTTACCGCAACCAGCAAGCTATGCTTCAACTCTTGGGTATCCGAACGGAACTTCATACACAGAAGATGTCATAAGATCCTTCCTCAAAAATCCATAATTACGAAGAATTTGATTGTCAGCAAAATTCAAAACCCTTTGCATTTCTTTCCAACAAACATCCCCCTTATAATCAGGATTATGGTCACCACTACATGGTTGACACCCCGTGAAATGTGTAACAAACGGCCTCCTCTCGGTCCTCTCACTCTTTCTCAAATAAAGCTCTCTCATCTCACCATACCATACACTGACCTTCTCTGAATGTCTTCTCCTGAGAACACTTGCTTCCTCCTCTATCTCattatacatattttttaatCCCTCGAACTTCCCCAATGTAGCAATCCAATAACCTTCCAAATCATATGTTTCCTCCAAATACGTCTTCCCACCCCATTTCCTTCTTTGCTTCGAAAGCAAATAAATCAAAGATGATTGATCATCAGGTAACGGAAAGGGCTTATCCTTAAAT encodes:
- the LOC123922758 gene encoding galactomannan galactosyltransferase 1-like translates to MAKFGSKNKSSICASNGCIFLGGAMSALLLIWGLSSFINPIPNSNPKFNSIANHLKALNFTTNNNFTQNLLYDPLDKTFYDDPETCYTMDRPMKNWDEKRKEWLLLHPSFAAEAGEKILVITGSQPTKCDNPIGDHLLLRFFKNKVDYCRIHNHDIIYNNALLDLKMDSYWAKYPMVRAAMLAHPEVEWIWWVDSDAVFTDMEFKLPLNRYKDHNLVIHGWEHLIKVEHSWTGLNAGVFLMRNCQWSLDFMDVWASMGPNSPEYEKWGERLRATFKTKVVLDSDDQTALAYLIAMGEDKWTSKIFLEDGFYFEGYWLEISKMYDKMTKKYDEAEKRVEGLRRRHAEKVSEHYGEMREKYVKDLGELRRPFITHFTGCQPCNGHHNPMYAADDCWDSMERALNFADNQVLRTFGFIHPNLLDKSVSPLPFGYPDASA